The Carassius gibelio isolate Cgi1373 ecotype wild population from Czech Republic chromosome B12, carGib1.2-hapl.c, whole genome shotgun sequence genome has a segment encoding these proteins:
- the LOC127969288 gene encoding 5-hydroxytryptamine receptor 3A-like: MDKFKADLVFPKQVCSKQDVLEYLNLTRDNEIFTTCRPALDWRNPTIVYVDIYLYGILSMIEKSQIFVPLIWMSMSWNNERVSWDPKDFCGIKSVILPKEMLWKPDLYVLETAEKEDGPLNPYLFITHDGTVTMEDDHKIVSTCAMNVHKFPFDTQTCHITVSSMNYSDKEIKLVPASNSSKVTQVARESILTQGEWEFLNISVSLKNESYEDQTFDSIKYTISVRRMPLMHFINFQLPILFFLILDLASFFIPDRGDKLCFKVTVLLGISVLLLILNDILPSKSHRCPLIAVYVIVIFSFMLLSLLETVLVIYLINMNSELDTKGVQRPEDHNSDTDNWKRDRNGVEAPLESLMLNEIYSKEKINDVQLLQLILEELQTIRQTHDPETLKAKPAQIYWLGIAKCINKVFFVVYLISVSLFLVFIFREWKAE; the protein is encoded by the exons ATGGATAAATTCAAGG CAG ATTTAGTGTTCCCTAAACAAGTGTGCAGTAAGCAAGATGTACTGGAATATTTAAATCTTACCAGAGACAATGAAATATTCACAACTTGCCGTCCTGCACTGGACTGGAGAAACCCCACCATTGTGTATGTTGATATTTACCTCTACGGCATCCTTTCTATG aTTGAAAAGTCTCAAATCTTTGTACCTCTTATTTGGATGTCCATG agttgGAACAATGAACGAGTCTCTTGGGATCCTAAAGATTTTTGTGGCATTAAAAGTGTGATTTTGCCAAAAGAGATGCTTTGGAAACCAGACCTTTATGTTCTTGAGAC TGCAGAAAAGGAAGATGGACCACTGAATCCATATTTGTTTATTACTCACGATGGAACTGTGACGATGGAGGATGACCATAAGATTGTCAGCACCTGCGCAATGAATGTGCACAAGTTTCCTTTTGATACACAAACGTGCCACATCACAGTGTCTTCAATGAATTACTCAG ATAAAGAAATAAAGCTGGTTCCTGCCTCCAACTCATCAAAGGTGACACAGGTTGCTCGAGAAAGCATATTAACACAAGGAGAATGGGAGTTCTTGAACATATCCGTCTCACTTAAGAATGAGAGCTATGAGGACCAAACATTCGACAGCATAAAGTACACG ATTTCAGTCAGAAGGATGCCCCTGATGCATTTCATCAATTTTCAGCTACCTATATTGTTTTTCCTAATTTTGGACCTAGCATCTTTTTTCATACCAGATAGAGGGGACAAACTGTGCTTCAAAGTGACTGTGCTACTGGGGATCTCTGTACTTCTGCTCATCCTAAATGACATTCTGCCATCCAAATCTCACAGATGTCCTCTGATAG CTGTGTATGTCATTGTCATCTTTTCTTTCATGTTGCTGAGTCTTCTGGAGACAGTTCTGGTGATATACTTGATAAATATGAACTCTGAACTAGACACGAAGGGGGTTCAGAGACCTGAAGATCACAACTCTGACACAG ATAACTGGAAAAGAGACAGGAATGGAGTCGAAGCTCCCCTTGAGTCTCTGATGTTGAATGAAATATACAGCAAAGAAAAAATTAATGATGTGCAGCTTTTGCAGCTGATCCTAGAAGAGCTTCAGACTATCAGACAGACTCATGATCCTGAGACTTTAAAAGCCAAACCTGCTCAGATTTACTGGTTAGGAATCGCTAAATGTATTAACAAGGTATTTTTTGTGGTTTATCTCATCTCAGTTTCTCTCTTTCTTGTCTTTATCTTTCGAGAGTGGAAAGCTGAGTAA
- the LOC127968841 gene encoding E3 ubiquitin ligase RNF157-like: MGALTSRQNAGVEEVDISTSSVYRYPPKSGSYFASHFIMGGEKFDSTHPEGYLFGENTDLNFLGNRPVVFPYNAPPPHEPVKTLRSLINIRKDTLRLVRCSEDMKLPGQEVGKSQSCYNIEFTFDADTQVTITIYYQAIEEFHNGVPIYLPQDSSLQSETVHFKRGVCQQFCLPSHYVNLSEWADEELLFDMDKDIYPMVVQAVVDEGDEHLGHSHVLLATFEKHMDGSYCVKPLKQKQVVDGVSYLLQEIYGIENKYNSQEPKVAEDEISDNSAECVVCLSDVRDTLILPCRHLCLCNACADTLRYQANCCPICRLPFRALLQIRAMRKKLSPLTPTGFNPVITSQTSDSEEHSASEHIPPGYEAVSLLEALNGPLNPSPSAPPLQGHVSGSVPTYGSDSHLTPARSLSPLEHSVNSSQNVKHKKSASKSLSQNSSVLPEEEDEKSGSESEVQTCRRKLHAEQQESGVTPESDNITLSSSGAIDQSSCNGTPLSSTITSPEDPISSSLAQSVMSMASSHSQHSQISTDTLSSMSGSYMAGAEGEEAAETRAESRAPSQHEGEEIPNEAKGHNFVAVILEEQDSEGNDVTEEDCASPTKEHGGRRRSEVPCPEFDNNNQGQSDTHYMTGLDNEQPPDGRFTGLLYLDVYRHGWDPLTHHASTSNINLEEQGVSNEVANPKNKSHRGPLAV; encoded by the exons ATGGGAGCTTTGACAAGCCGTCAGAATGCAGGAGTGGAGGAGGTCGATATTTCAACCAGTTCTGTTTACAGATACCCACCCAAATCCG GGAGTTATTTTGCTAGCCATTTCATTATGGGAGGAGAGAAATTTGATTCAACTCATCCTGAAGGCTATCTGTTTGGTGAAAATACTGACCTCAACTTCCTTGGCAACAGACCAGTAGTG TTCCCGTACAATGCTCCCCCTCCACATGAGCCGGTCAAGACCCTCCGGAGTCTCATCAACATCCGTAAAGACACTCTGCGACTTGTCCG ATGTAGTGAAGACATGAAGCTTCCTGGACAGGAAGTTGGAAAAAGCCAAAGCTGCTATAATATTGAGTTTACCTTTGATGCCGACACACAAGTTACCATCACCATATACTACCAAGCCATTGAAGAATTTCACAATGGTGTGCCAAT ATACTTGCCGCAGGACAGCTCTCTGCAGTCAGAGACGGTGCACTTCAAACGCGGCGTCTGCCAACAGTTCTGTCTGCCCTCTCATTACGTCAACTTATCAGAGTGGGCAGATGAGGAG CTATTGTTTGACATGGATAAAGACATCTACCCCATGGTTGTACAAGCAGTAGTGGACGAGGGAGATG AACACTTGGGACACTCTCATGTTCTTCTTGCAACGTTTGAGAAA CATATGGATGGAAGTTACTGTGTAAAACCTCTGaaacagaaacaagtg GTGGATGGTGTTAGTTACCTGCTGCAGGAGATCTACGGTATAGAGAACAAATACAACAGTCAAGAACCAAAG GTGGCAGAAGATGAGATTAGTGACAACAGCGCGGAATGTGTGGTGTGTTTGTCAGACGTGCGGGACACACTTATCCTGCCCTGCAGACACCTGTGCCTGTGCAACGCCTGCGCAGACACGCTGCGTTACCAGGCCAACTGTTGCCCCATCTGTCGACTGC CGTTTCGTGCCCTCCTTCAAATTCGAGCGATGAGGAAAAAACTGAGCCCACTCACACCTACTGGATTCAACCCTGTCATCACCTCACAGACATCAGATTCAGAGGAGCACTCG GCATCAGAGCACATCCCACCAGGCTATGAAGCTGTGTCCCTGTTGGAGGCCTTGAATGGGCCCCTGAACCCATCACCATCTGCTCCTCCACTTCAGGGCCATGTTTCTGGATCTGTGCCCACATATGGCAGTGATAGCCACCTCACGCCTGCACGCTCCCTCTCTCCGCTAGAACACTCGGTCAACTCCAGCCAGAATGTGAAACACAAGAAGAGTGCCTCTAA ATCCCTCTCCCAGAATTCTTCAGTGCTgcctgaggaggaggatgagaagtcAGGCAGTGAGTCTGAAGTGCAAACGTGCAGGAGAAAACTGCATGCAGAACAGCAAGAG TCTGGAGTGACTCCTGAAAGTGACAACATCACCCTGTCATCCTCTGGGGCCATAGATCAGTCCTCCTGCAACGGGACCCCTCTGTCCTCCACAATCACCTCCCCAGAGG ATCCAATAAGCAGCAGCCTGGCCCAGTCTGTGATGTCAatggcatcctctcatagccagCACTCTCAGATCagcacagacacactctcttcaATGTCCGGATCCTACATGGCTGGTGCCGAGGGAGAGGAGGCCGCTGAGACCCGAGCAGAGAGCCGAGCACCTTCCCAACATGAGGGTGAG GAAATCCCCAACGAGGCAAAAGGGCATAACTTTGTGGCTGTCATTCTTGAAGAACAGGATTCAGAG GGTAATGATGTGACTGAGGAAGATTGCGCATCTCCCACCAAAGAACATG GTGGGCGCAGGAGGAGCGAGGTGCCTTGTCCAGAGTTTGACAATAACAATCAGGGGCAGTCTGACACCCACTATATGACAGGCCTGGACAATGAGCAGCCTCCTGATGGCCGATTCACTG GTCTGTTATACCTCGATGTCTATCGTCATGGATGGGATCCTTTGACTCACCATGCGTCCACCAGCAACATCAACCTGGAAGAGCAAGGGGTCTCCAATGAGGTGGCGAATCCCAAGAACAAATCTCATCGTGGACCCCTAGCTGTGTAA
- the LOC127969433 gene encoding serine/arginine-rich splicing factor 2, translating into MSYGRPPPDVEGMTSLKVDNLTYRTSPETLRRVFEKYGRVGDVYIPRDRYTKESRGFAFVRFHDKRDAEDAMDAMDGALLDGRELRVQMARYGRPPDSHYSRRGAAPRRYGGHGRRSRSRSPRRRRHSRSRSRSKSRSRSRSRYSRSRSYSRSRSRSRSRSKTRTPRRSKSKSASRSRSRSKSKSRSRSHTPRSNKGSKSRSRSRSRPKSPEDTGATAES; encoded by the exons ATGAGCTACGGCAGACCTCCGCCCGACGTCGAGGGCATGACATCTTTAAAAGTCGACAATCTGACGTACCGCACGTCTCCTGAAACGCTGCGGCGGGTTTTCGAAAAGTACGGCCGAGTCGGGGACGTCTACATCCCGAGAGACCGGTACACAAAAGAGAGCCGCGGGTTCGCCTTCGTCCGTTTTCATGATAAGCGGGACGCCGAAGATGCAATGGACGCCATGGACGGCGCGCTGCTGGACGGGCGCGAACTGCGCGTGCAGATGGCGCGATACGGGCGCCCGCCAGATTCGCATTATAGCCGCCGCGGAGCCGCGCCGAGGAGGTACGGGGGACACGGACGGAGAAGCCGGAG cCGTAGTCCTAGGCGCAGGAGGCACAGCAGGTCTAGGTCCAGGAGCAAGAGCCGTTCCCGGAGCAGGTCCCGCTACAGCCGATCCAGGTCCTACTCCCGTTCCCGATCTAGGTCCCGTTCCCGCTCTAAAACCCGCACACCACGCAGAAGCAAGTCCAAATCGGCTTCCAGGTCCCGTTCGAGGTCCAAGTCCAAGTCTCGCTCCAGGAGCCATACTCCTAGATCCAACAAAGGATCCAAATCACGATCCAGATCGAGAAGCAGACCCAAATCTCCTGAGGATACTGGAGCCACTGCTGAATCCTGA